The genomic stretch CGATGGGGGCAATGCCTCCTCCTGGATTCTTTATGAGAGAGCCTACCACCATATCGGCTCCCACTTCTGACGGTTCAATTCTTTCAACGAATTCCCCGTAGCAGTTGTCAACCATACAGATCACATCCGGCTTTATCTTTTTCACGAAGGAGATCAGCTCGCCGATCTGGGAAACGGAAAAGGTAGGGCGGGTATCGTATCCTTTGGAACGTTGGATCGTAACCAGCTTTGTTTTTTCATTCACCGCTTTTCCAATGGATTCGTAGTCAAAGGTTCCATCGTCAAGAAGGTCCACCTGCCGGTATACGACTCCGTATTCTTTTAAAGAACCTGCACTGTCCCTGATGCCGATCACTTCTTCCAGGGTATCATAAGGCTTTCCCACCGGTGATAGAAGTTCATCCCCTGGGCGGAGATTCCCGGAAAGGGCAACGTTCAGGGCATGGGTTCCGCTGATCAGGTTCGGTCTTACGAGAGCGCTTTCCGTATGGAATACGCTGGCATAAACTGCTTCCAAAGTATCACGGCCCAGGTCGTTGTAGCCATAGCCAGTAGTTGCCGCAAAATGGATGTCACTGACCCGGTTATCCTGCATGGCCTTAATGACCTTCATCTGATTAAATTCGGCCGTTTCATCGATTTCTTTAAAACGTTCCATTAAAGCCTCTTCGATTTCTTTCCCGAAATCCATTACCTGTCTGCTGATTCCCAGGCTTTCGTACATTTCATTTATTTCCATTGTTTATTATTCTCCAATTCGTACATCTCATTTATGTCCTGCAACATTTTTATAAGCATCTGATCCAGGTCATTGTTAAAATCCGGAAGATCCAGCCATCTTACATCACGTTCCCGTTTAAACCAGGTGATCTGTCGTTTTGCAAAATGCCTGGTGTCGCGCTTTAAAACATAAATGGCCTCTTCCAGTGTATATATTCCCTGTAAATAATCCAGGATTTCCTTATACCCAAGGCCCTGCATAGAAACCATGTCCCTGGTTAAGCCCATATCCTTTAAGTGCATTACCTCTTCCACAAGCCCCTGCTTAAGCATTAAATCCACACGCCGGTCAATTCGTTCATAAAGGCGGGCCCGGTCTGTATTTACTACATAATAGAGGAAATCATAAGGAGATTTCTTTTGTCTTTCCCGTTTGTTGTGCTCAGAGATCCGTTCACCGGTCTGCCGGTAATATTCAATTGCGCGGATTACCCGTTTCATATTATTTTCATGGATCTCATCCGCGGAATCCGGGTCAATGTCCCGAAGAAGGTTATGGAGAAACTCCGCTCCCCTCTCCTGGCCCAATTTTTCCAGTTCCATACGTATGGAGGTGTCTTCTCCATTTTCCGTAAAATCAATATCATAAAGAAGGGCCTGGATATAAAAACCGGTTCCGCCGGCCACAATGGGAATATGACCGTGGGAATAAATCTCTTCCACGGCCTCTTTCGCCATTTTCTGAAAAACTGTCACATTAAATTCCTCTTCCGGATCAAGGACATCGATCAGGTAATGAGGAACTCCGTCCATTTCTTCCTTTTTGATCTTTGCTGAACCGATATCCATATGGCGGTATACCTGCATGGAATCAGCACTTATAATTTCTCCCCCGATAGCCTTCGCAAGACGGACCGACAAGGCGGTCTTTCCCACTGCCGTCGGCCCGGTAATAATAATCAGCGGTCTCATCACACGATCCTCTTAAATTTCTTTTCTAACTCATATTTGCTCATGGAAATGATCGTTGGCCTTCCGTGAGGGCAGGCATAGGGATTTTCCAGGCTTAAAAGCTGGTCAATAAGCTCGTTGGCTTCCGCTGCTGATAAGCGATGTCCTCCTTTGACCGCTGCCTTGCAGGATAAGGATGCGACCCGTTCATAAATCATATCCGGGTTATGGGAAGAGCCATCCTCTGACAACCCATCGATCATCTCAATCAGAAGTTCTTTTTTGGCAATGGAAAAAAGATTGGCTGGAACTCCTCTGACCGCATATTCCTTGCCGCCAAAGGGTTCGATTTCAAAACCCATATCTGTAAAATATTTTAAGTGGCGTTTTAATAAAATTTCTTCATTCTGGTTTAAAGTCAGGATAATGGGAGGACTTACCAGCTGGGAAATAGATTCCATCGTCTTAAGTGTTCCCATGGTTTTTTCATATAAAACCTTTTCATGGGCCGCATGTTGGTCAATAATAAAAAGCTGTTCATTAAATTCAACCAGCCAGTAAGTATCAAACAGCTGTCCAATGAGCTTGTGCATGGACCGGGCCTTTGGTTCCAGTAGTTTTCCATCAAACAAATCCAGTTGTTCCGGCCCCTTTTCCACCTTGGAAACCTCATTACTTATTGGAACTTCCGGCAGTTTTTCCATGGCTGGGACCTGATGCTTTAGCCAGTTATCCGCCAGATCATCCCTTTCTTTTACAAAGGAAGGCTGGGGCGGAGTTAATCTTTTAGGAAAAGCATAGGCCGTATCTTTCTTTTCTTCTGTGGCAGCCTGCTGCTCCATAGCCATAAGCCTGCGTCTTTCAAAAGGCTCTGGGCTGGGCCCGTGTCTTTTTTCGGAAAAGTTCTGCTTTACCTCTTCCTTTTTCTCTAACTCCACCTCAGGGATCAGTTCTTTGTGGGCCAAAGCGCTTGATACTGCCTGATACACCATGTGATAGACCATTTCCCCATCCCGGAACCGAAGCTCCATCTTGGTGGGGTGGACATTTACATCAAGCATCTCTGATTCAATGGAGAAATGAAGCATGGTAAAGGGATATTTATGCTGCATCATAAATGGCCGGTAGGCTTCTTCTATAGCCCTGGAAATAATGCTGCTCTTTATGTACCTGCCATTGATGAAATAGTTTTCGTAATTCCGGTTGCCTCTGGCGATCACCGGTTTTCCGATGTAGCCATGAATGGAAACCTGAGGCTTATTCACCGTAACCTCCAAAAGGTTTGATGCGATTTCCCG from Lacrimispora sphenoides JCM 1415 encodes the following:
- a CDS encoding aminotransferase class I/II-fold pyridoxal phosphate-dependent enzyme, whose translation is MEINEMYESLGISRQVMDFGKEIEEALMERFKEIDETAEFNQMKVIKAMQDNRVSDIHFAATTGYGYNDLGRDTLEAVYASVFHTESALVRPNLISGTHALNVALSGNLRPGDELLSPVGKPYDTLEEVIGIRDSAGSLKEYGVVYRQVDLLDDGTFDYESIGKAVNEKTKLVTIQRSKGYDTRPTFSVSQIGELISFVKKIKPDVICMVDNCYGEFVERIEPSEVGADMVVGSLIKNPGGGIAPIGGYIAGRADCIDRASYRLTAPGLGKEVGATLGLNQSFFQGLFLSPTVVAGALKGAVFAANVYEKLGFSVVPDGSQSRHDIIQAVTFGKPEGVIAFCQGIQAAAPVDSFVTPEPWDMPGYDAPVIMAAGAFVQGSSIELSADGPIKPPYAVYFQGGLTWYHAKLGILMSAQKLLEASLIRF
- the miaA gene encoding tRNA (adenosine(37)-N6)-dimethylallyltransferase MiaA, which gives rise to MMRPLIIITGPTAVGKTALSVRLAKAIGGEIISADSMQVYRHMDIGSAKIKKEEMDGVPHYLIDVLDPEEEFNVTVFQKMAKEAVEEIYSHGHIPIVAGGTGFYIQALLYDIDFTENGEDTSIRMELEKLGQERGAEFLHNLLRDIDPDSADEIHENNMKRVIRAIEYYRQTGERISEHNKRERQKKSPYDFLYYVVNTDRARLYERIDRRVDLMLKQGLVEEVMHLKDMGLTRDMVSMQGLGYKEILDYLQGIYTLEEAIYVLKRDTRHFAKRQITWFKRERDVRWLDLPDFNNDLDQMLIKMLQDINEMYELENNKQWK
- the mutL gene encoding DNA mismatch repair endonuclease MutL is translated as MPNITVLDQNTINKIAAGEVIERPASVVKELLENAIDAKSTAVTVEIKEGGTSFIRVTDNGCGIPKEEVPLAFLRHSTSKIKSVEDLFTISSLGFRGEALASIAAVSQVELITKTSVGLTGTRFQIEGGEERSLEEIGAPEGTTFIARNLFYNTPARKKFLKTPSTEGAHVAELVEKLALSHPEVSIRFIQNNQNKLHTSGNHNLKDIVYTVFGREIASNLLEVTVNKPQVSIHGYIGKPVIARGNRNYENYFINGRYIKSSIISRAIEEAYRPFMMQHKYPFTMLHFSIESEMLDVNVHPTKMELRFRDGEMVYHMVYQAVSSALAHKELIPEVELEKKEEVKQNFSEKRHGPSPEPFERRRLMAMEQQAATEEKKDTAYAFPKRLTPPQPSFVKERDDLADNWLKHQVPAMEKLPEVPISNEVSKVEKGPEQLDLFDGKLLEPKARSMHKLIGQLFDTYWLVEFNEQLFIIDQHAAHEKVLYEKTMGTLKTMESISQLVSPPIILTLNQNEEILLKRHLKYFTDMGFEIEPFGGKEYAVRGVPANLFSIAKKELLIEMIDGLSEDGSSHNPDMIYERVASLSCKAAVKGGHRLSAAEANELIDQLLSLENPYACPHGRPTIISMSKYELEKKFKRIV